From Paralcaligenes sp. KSB-10:
TTTGTCTTTTTGCTGCTCACCTGGATAGTACTGACAGGCCAGTTTCCTCCCGTCAGCAGCTTATTGCCGGCGGTTCTCGCCAGCCTGTTCACGCTGCTGAAATGGGCGCTTAACCTGGTGCTCTGGCTGACTCTGGTGCAAGCCATTTTATCGTGGGTCAATCCCCTGGCGCCGATCATGCCCGTGTTGCACACGCTGACAGCCCCCTTGCTCGACCCCATACGCCGCATGCTTCCCAATTTTGGGGGGCTCGATTTTTCCCCTCTGGTCCTGCTCGTCCTGGCGCAAATAGGCATGGTCTTCCTGGAACATCTTTCCTTCTCGCTGTTTGGCGTCTAAAGCATTTTGGATTTAAGTAGTCGGCACTGAACGCGTTTCAGTCATGTGTTTGAGCCGTTTAGGTTTGAGCAATGGCTTGGGGCTGTGTTGTCTTGTGGGCGCGATCGTATCTCTATAAAGACGCCGCAGGGTGGGCGGTGCTGTGTAGTCCGGCACGTCCAGCGGTCGGCTAGCTGCGCTAGCCGACTACCCGGGTCTGCCTCGTCCAGGCGGGCGTCGGGCCAACTCGCAGTGCCTCGCGCGCGAGGCACTGCTCAAACAGGGCCCGCCGAAAGCCCCCGCCTTCCCTTCGTCAGCACCCGGCGCTGGACTACCGC
This genomic window contains:
- a CDS encoding YggT family protein, producing the protein MLSDALHFIINIVFTLFGIALIIRAWMFAIRLHPFNPYSQAVLRLTDWLIQPIRKIVRPGNRLDWPCLLASWLTAFVFLLLTWIVLTGQFPPVSSLLPAVLASLFTLLKWALNLVLWLTLVQAILSWVNPLAPIMPVLHTLTAPLLDPIRRMLPNFGGLDFSPLVLLVLAQIGMVFLEHLSFSLFGV